The Phaseolus vulgaris cultivar G19833 unplaced genomic scaffold, P. vulgaris v2.0 scaffold_16, whole genome shotgun sequence genome includes a region encoding these proteins:
- the LOC137817122 gene encoding uncharacterized protein, with protein sequence MMLSGGSDAVYYKVFMSTLSGTALDWFVSLPTSYITTFQQFSKMFVEQYIVNKAPPLVSYDLFDVRQYQGESLKDFLNRFGAQIVCLPGKDEEMFVHAFKKGVLPGPFSESLIRSHPATFAEIRRRAVAHIAAESEVSEKRGNVAPAKPRAQTRIQPQRVMEAAAGKKGQKMHHPYDPKKSKGKGAGRPKESNRPPRYEFVMGLADLIAIPNIAARLKVPEKTTDKVLGPKPDAWCELHKSFGHSINSCLALGYQLAELVKCGFLKDYLLEKEAGQSSGSQPASSEGQQHEVPIHDEIHTIASGFSGCGCTASQRKKYARSVMSVEVFEDHSPDVDITFTKEDLRDVVPHDNDPIVISLVTAGSMVHRVLVDQGSSADVMFWPTFEKSSACTVLPVIKWRSVGTLS encoded by the coding sequence ATGATGCTCTCAGGAGGTTCAGACGCGGTCTACTacaaggtgttcatgagcactctcagTGGAACAGCGCTAGACTGGTTCGTCAGTCTGCCTACTAGCTACATTACCACGTTCCAGCAGTTCTCCAAGAtgttcgtcgagcagtacatagtgaacaaggcaccgccgttggtgtcttacgatctgttcgacgtgaggcagtatcaaggggagtcTCTGAAGGATTTTttgaacagattcggagctcagatCGTTTGCTTGCCAggtaaggatgaagaaatgtttgtgcatgccttcaaaaagggcgtgttgcccGGACCTTTTAGTGAATCTCTGATAAGGAGTCACCCCGCAACGTTcgctgaaatccggcgacgtgccgtggctcacatcgccgctgaGAGTGAGGTCTCCGAGAAAAGGGGAAATGTGGCCCCCGCTAAGCCACGCGCTCAGACGAGGattcagccgcagagggtgatgGAGGCGGCGGCAGGGAAGAAGGGTCAAAAGATGCatcatccttatgatccaaagaAGAGCAAGGGGAAGGGGGCAGGACGACCTAAAGAGTCTAATCGCCCGCCAAGGTACGAGTTCGTGATGGGATTGGCTGACCTAATCGCCATCCCGAACattgctgccaggctcaaagtgcctgagaagacGACGGATAAGGTGTTGGGCCCAAAACCAGACGCGTGGTGTGAGTTACACAAGAGCTTTGGCCATTCCATCaattcgtgtttggctttgggatACCAACTCGCCGAGTTGGTCAAGTGTGGGTTCTTGAAGGACTACTTGTTGGAGAAGGAGGCGGGGCAATCATCAGGTTCACAACCGGCGAGCAGTGAGGGACAGCAGCACGAAGTGCCCATTCACgacgagatccacaccatagctagTGGATTCTCGGGTTGTGGGTGTACTGCGTCGCAGCGAAAGAAGTATGCAAGGTCCGTGATGTCAGTGGAGGTttttgaggatcactcacccgatgtggacattacgttcaccaaagaagaccttagggatgttgtgcctcatgacaatgaCCCTATTGTAATCTCacttgttacggcgggaagtATGGTCCATCGGGTGTTGgtcgatcaaggaagctcggcagatgtgatgttttggccgacctTTGAAAAGTCATCTGCTTGTACAGTTTTGCCGGtgatcaagtggaggtcagtgggtacattgagttaa